TGCTGAACAATGTCCAGCCGCCGCCATGAATATAAAGCATGACGGGCAACTTCACGTCGGCGACCGGCCGGTGAAGCCGCAGGCGGACGCCGCCCATGTCGATTTCGCGACTCTCCGCCATTATCGGGCCACCCTCACGCCATGGTTTGCGGACGCGTTCGGCGACGGCGCGCCGCGAGGCCATGCTCGCGCCTTCGGGCGCGCCATGCTCTGCATAAGCGGCGTTGATCGCGTCGACAAAGCGCCGGATATCGGGGTCGGCCATGTCGTTCTGCATGGCATCCAGGCCCTTTGACATATTTCGCAAATCCTTCTCGAAACGATCCTTGATCGCCTGATAGCTGCTACGCACGCGCATCTATCGCACGTTCGGGCCAATCACCGCGCCGGACAGGCCAGTGGACGCATCGCCGCTGGTCAGGGGCACGCGCGGCCTATATTGTACATTTGACTAGGGCTTGCGAGAATTGGGCCATGAAGCACAGTGTCGATGTTCTGACGAACGACCGTCCGGTCATTGCGCTGCAGGATGAATATCCTGCGGGCTTCGTCGATCCAATGCACAGCCACGACCATATTCAGATCCTCTATGCCTCGGCCGGAGTCATGTCGGTCCGTACGCCCGAAACCAGCTTTGTGATCCCGCCGCAGCGCGCGGTATGGCTGCCCGCGGGAACAAGGCACGAAGTCGCGTGCCGCGGCCCGGTGTCGCTTCGCACGCTTTACCTGCCGTGTAGCGGCGAGACTGGGCACGAGTGCCGCGTCTTTGAAGTGTCCAACCTGGTGAAGTCGTTGATCCTCGAGGTTGTCGATTTCCCTGCACTCTATGACGTCGATGGGCGCGAGGGGCGGATTATCGGCCTGCTGCTCGACGAAATCGGCCGCATGCCGAACGCGCCCTATCAGGTTTCGATGCCGTCGAACCCGCGCCTTCTTCGCGTTTGCAACGCGATCATCGCCGACCCGTCGGACCCGCGCGACATCGACGATTGGGCCGCGCTCGCGGCGATGGGGCGGCGCACTTTCACGCGCAGTTTCAAGCAGGAAACGGGAATGGGGCTTGCCGTCTGGCGGCAGCAGGTCCGCCTGATGGAGGCCTTGTCGATGCTCGCCGCGGGCGCGTCGATCACGCAGGTCACCTATGACGTCGGCTATGACAGCCCCAGCGGGTTCGCCGCGATGTTCCGCCGCGCCTTTGGC
This sequence is a window from Sphingopyxis sp. USTB-05. Protein-coding genes within it:
- a CDS encoding helix-turn-helix domain-containing protein, with protein sequence MKHSVDVLTNDRPVIALQDEYPAGFVDPMHSHDHIQILYASAGVMSVRTPETSFVIPPQRAVWLPAGTRHEVACRGPVSLRTLYLPCSGETGHECRVFEVSNLVKSLILEVVDFPALYDVDGREGRIIGLLLDEIGRMPNAPYQVSMPSNPRLLRVCNAIIADPSDPRDIDDWAALAAMGRRTFTRSFKQETGMGLAVWRQQVRLMEALSMLAAGASITQVTYDVGYDSPSGFAAMFRRAFGVPPSQYLKH